In one Arachis duranensis cultivar V14167 chromosome 9, aradu.V14167.gnm2.J7QH, whole genome shotgun sequence genomic region, the following are encoded:
- the LOC107465696 gene encoding phosphoribosylaminoimidazole carboxylase, chloroplastic isoform X2 codes for MLQSVRTFSGFGFRPCLHHHHPCTKAATTTSSSSAISLGFFMEQTPLPPFSSLKLKHSQQAQLIFQASQDPVSLSNDELPVRGLSEVIVGVLGGGQLGRMLCQAASQMAIKVMVLDPQENCPASSLSYHHMVGSFDDSATVEEFAKRCGVLTVEIEHVDVDTLEKLEKQGVDCQPKASTIRIIQDKYLQKVHFSQNGIPLPEFMQIDDLEGAKKVGELFRYPLMIKSRRLAYDGRGNAVAKTENELPSAVDALGGFSRGLYAEKWAPFVKELAVIVARERNNSISCYPVVETIHRDNICHIVKAPANVKWKIRERAAEVACLAVRSLEGAGVFAVELFLTDDGQILLNEVAPRPHNSGHHTIESCYTSQFEQHLRAVVGLPLGDSSLKTPAAIMYNILGEEEGELGFRLAHQLIRRALTVPGASVHWYDKPEMRKQRKMGHITIAGNSLGNIESDLATIVEGKRLDDKSAVTPRVGIIMGSDSDLPVMKSAAEFLEMFDVPHEVRIVSAHRTPELMFSYASSAHERGIQVIIAGAGGAAHLPGMVAALTPLPVVGVPVRASTLDGIDSLLSIVQMPRGVPVATVAVNNATNAGLLAVRILSVADDNLRSRMSQYLEDQKQMVLKKGDKLQNEGWQSYLDS; via the exons ATGCTTCAGAGTGTGCGCACCTTCTCCGGTTTTGGCTTCAGGCCTtgccttcatcatcatcatccttgtaccaaagcagcaacaacaacaagtAGTTCTTCAGCTATCTCACTTGGCTTCTTCATGGAGCAAACCCctcttcctcctttttcttctttgaagTTGAAGCACTCTCAGCAGGCCCAACTCATTTTCCAAGCATCACAAGATCCTGTTTCCCTAAG CAATGATGAATTGCCGGTCCGCGGACTGTCAGAAGTGATTGTTGGGGTTCTGGGAGGAGGCCAATTGGGTCGCATGTTATGTCAAGCTGCTTCTCAGATGGCAATCAAAGTCATGGTCCTAGATCCACAGGAGAACTGCCCAGCAAGTTCCCTGTCTTATCATcatatggttggaagctttgaTGACAGTGCTACTGTCGAGGAATTCGCAAAGAG GTGTGGAGTATTGACGGTTGAAATTGAACATGTTGATGTTGATACATTGGAAAAGCTTGAGAAACAAGGAGTTGACTGCCAACCCAAAGCCTCTACTATAAGAATTATTCAG GATAAGTATCTGCAAAAGGTTCATTTCTCACAGAATGGAATTCCACTTCCTGAATTTATGCAG ATAGATGACCTCGAAGGTGCCAAGAAAGTGGGGGAACTCTTTCGCTATCCTCTAATGATTAAGAGTAGGAGATTAGCTTATGATGGGCGAGGAAATGCTGTTGCTAAAACTGAAAATGAACTTCCCTCTGCTGTGGATG CTCTTGGAGGATTCAGCCGAGGTTTATATGCTGAGAAATGGGCACCTTTTGTTAAG GAGCTAGCTGTGATTGTGGCAAGAGAAAGAAACAATTCTATTTCATGTTATCCTGTTGTTGAAACTATTCACAG GGACAATATATGTCACATAGTTAAGGCTCCAGCTAATGTGAAATGGAAGATTAGAGAGCGTGCTGCTGAAGTTGCATGCCTTGCTGTTAGATCACTAGAAGGTGCTGGTGTGTTTGCAGTTGAATTGTTCTTGACAGACGATGGACAG ATTCTGTTAAATGAAGTAGCTCCTAGACCTCACAATAGCGGGCATCATACAATTGAATCTTGCTATACCTCTCAATTTGAACAACATTTGCGCGCTGTTGTTGGTCTTCCACTTGGTGATTCCTCATTGAAAACTCCAGCTGCCATCATGTACAATATACTAGGTGAAGAAGAG GGGGAGCTTGGTTTTCGTTTAGCTCATCAATTGATCAGAAGGGCATTGACTGTTCCTGGTGCTTCTGTTCATTGGTACGATAAACCAG AAATGAGAAAGCAAAGGAAGATGGGCCATATCACCATTGCTGGAAATTCTTTAGGAAATATTGAAAGTGATCTTGCTACAATAGTAGAAGGGAAAAGGTTAGATGACAAGTCTGCTG TAACTCCACGTGTGGGGATCATCATGGGTTCTGATTCAGATCTTCCTGTTATGAAGAGTGCTGCTGAGTTCTTGGAGATGTTTGATGTTCCTCATGag GTAAGAATAGTGTCAGCTCATCGAACTCCAGAACTGATGTTTTCTTATGCCTCCTCTGCTCATGAACGAGGCATACAAGTTATTATTGCTGGCGCTGGTGGCGCAGCTCACTTGCCCG GTATGGTTGCTGCTCTTACTCCCCTGCCTGTCGTAGGGGTTCCTGTGCGTGCTTCAACCCTAGATGGAATAGATTCACTCTTGTCAATTGTCCAG ATGCCAAGAGGTGTCCCTGTCGCCACCGTTGCAGTCAACAATGCCACTAATGCTGGATTGCTCGCAGTGAGGATTTTAAGTGTTGCTGACGATAACCTTCGATCGAG GATGAGCCAATACCTAGAAGACCAAAAGCAAATGGTATTGAAGAAAGGAGATAAGTTACAAAACGAAGGTTGGCAATCTTACTTAGATAGTTGA
- the LOC107465696 gene encoding phosphoribosylaminoimidazole carboxylase, chloroplastic isoform X1, translating into MLQSVRTFSGFGFRPCLHHHHPCTKAATTTSSSSAISLGFFMEQTPLPPFSSLKLKHSQQAQLIFQASQDPVSLSNDELPVRGLSEVIVGVLGGGQLGRMLCQAASQMAIKVMVLDPQENCPASSLSYHHMVGSFDDSATVEEFAKRCGVLTVEIEHVDVDTLEKLEKQGVDCQPKASTIRIIQDKYLQKVHFSQNGIPLPEFMQIDDLEGAKKVGELFRYPLMIKSRRLAYDGRGNAVAKTENELPSAVDALGGFSRGLYAEKWAPFVKELAVIVARERNNSISCYPVVETIHRDNICHIVKAPANVKWKIRERAAEVACLAVRSLEGAGVFAVELFLTDDGQILLNEVAPRPHNSGHHTIESCYTSQFEQHLRAVVGLPLGDSSLKTPAAIMYNILGEEEGELGFRLAHQLIRRALTVPGASVHWYDKPEMRKQRKMGHITIAGNSLGNIESDLATIVEGKRLDDKSAVTPRVGIIMGSDSDLPVMKSAAEFLEMFDVPHEVRIVSAHRTPELMFSYASSAHERGIQVIIAGAGGAAHLPGMVAALTPLPVVGVPVRASTLDGIDSLLSIVQMPRGVPVATVAVNNATNAGLLAVRILSVADDNLRSRMSQYLEDQKQMVLKKGDKLQNEVSLSLIGQRRIRHGFELHLRI; encoded by the exons ATGCTTCAGAGTGTGCGCACCTTCTCCGGTTTTGGCTTCAGGCCTtgccttcatcatcatcatccttgtaccaaagcagcaacaacaacaagtAGTTCTTCAGCTATCTCACTTGGCTTCTTCATGGAGCAAACCCctcttcctcctttttcttctttgaagTTGAAGCACTCTCAGCAGGCCCAACTCATTTTCCAAGCATCACAAGATCCTGTTTCCCTAAG CAATGATGAATTGCCGGTCCGCGGACTGTCAGAAGTGATTGTTGGGGTTCTGGGAGGAGGCCAATTGGGTCGCATGTTATGTCAAGCTGCTTCTCAGATGGCAATCAAAGTCATGGTCCTAGATCCACAGGAGAACTGCCCAGCAAGTTCCCTGTCTTATCATcatatggttggaagctttgaTGACAGTGCTACTGTCGAGGAATTCGCAAAGAG GTGTGGAGTATTGACGGTTGAAATTGAACATGTTGATGTTGATACATTGGAAAAGCTTGAGAAACAAGGAGTTGACTGCCAACCCAAAGCCTCTACTATAAGAATTATTCAG GATAAGTATCTGCAAAAGGTTCATTTCTCACAGAATGGAATTCCACTTCCTGAATTTATGCAG ATAGATGACCTCGAAGGTGCCAAGAAAGTGGGGGAACTCTTTCGCTATCCTCTAATGATTAAGAGTAGGAGATTAGCTTATGATGGGCGAGGAAATGCTGTTGCTAAAACTGAAAATGAACTTCCCTCTGCTGTGGATG CTCTTGGAGGATTCAGCCGAGGTTTATATGCTGAGAAATGGGCACCTTTTGTTAAG GAGCTAGCTGTGATTGTGGCAAGAGAAAGAAACAATTCTATTTCATGTTATCCTGTTGTTGAAACTATTCACAG GGACAATATATGTCACATAGTTAAGGCTCCAGCTAATGTGAAATGGAAGATTAGAGAGCGTGCTGCTGAAGTTGCATGCCTTGCTGTTAGATCACTAGAAGGTGCTGGTGTGTTTGCAGTTGAATTGTTCTTGACAGACGATGGACAG ATTCTGTTAAATGAAGTAGCTCCTAGACCTCACAATAGCGGGCATCATACAATTGAATCTTGCTATACCTCTCAATTTGAACAACATTTGCGCGCTGTTGTTGGTCTTCCACTTGGTGATTCCTCATTGAAAACTCCAGCTGCCATCATGTACAATATACTAGGTGAAGAAGAG GGGGAGCTTGGTTTTCGTTTAGCTCATCAATTGATCAGAAGGGCATTGACTGTTCCTGGTGCTTCTGTTCATTGGTACGATAAACCAG AAATGAGAAAGCAAAGGAAGATGGGCCATATCACCATTGCTGGAAATTCTTTAGGAAATATTGAAAGTGATCTTGCTACAATAGTAGAAGGGAAAAGGTTAGATGACAAGTCTGCTG TAACTCCACGTGTGGGGATCATCATGGGTTCTGATTCAGATCTTCCTGTTATGAAGAGTGCTGCTGAGTTCTTGGAGATGTTTGATGTTCCTCATGag GTAAGAATAGTGTCAGCTCATCGAACTCCAGAACTGATGTTTTCTTATGCCTCCTCTGCTCATGAACGAGGCATACAAGTTATTATTGCTGGCGCTGGTGGCGCAGCTCACTTGCCCG GTATGGTTGCTGCTCTTACTCCCCTGCCTGTCGTAGGGGTTCCTGTGCGTGCTTCAACCCTAGATGGAATAGATTCACTCTTGTCAATTGTCCAG ATGCCAAGAGGTGTCCCTGTCGCCACCGTTGCAGTCAACAATGCCACTAATGCTGGATTGCTCGCAGTGAGGATTTTAAGTGTTGCTGACGATAACCTTCGATCGAG GATGAGCCAATACCTAGAAGACCAAAAGCAAATGGTATTGAAGAAAGGAGATAAGTTACAAAACGAAG TATCCCTCAGCCTGATAGGTCAAAGACGAATCCGTCACGGAtttgagctccatttaaggatCTGA
- the LOC107465696 gene encoding phosphoribosylaminoimidazole carboxylase, chloroplastic isoform X3, whose translation MLQSVRTFSGFGFRPCLHHHHPCTKAATTTSSSSAISLGFFMEQTPLPPFSSLKLKHSQQAQLIFQASQDPVSLSNDELPVRGLSEVIVGVLGGGQLGRMLCQAASQMAIKVMVLDPQENCPASSLSYHHMVGSFDDSATVEEFAKRCGVLTVEIEHVDVDTLEKLEKQGVDCQPKASTIRIIQDKYLQKVHFSQNGIPLPEFMQIDDLEGAKKVGELFRYPLMIKSRRLAYDGRGNAVAKTENELPSAVDALGGFSRGLYAEKWAPFVKELAVIVARERNNSISCYPVVETIHRDNICHIVKAPANVKWKIRERAAEVACLAVRSLEGAGVFAVELFLTDDGQILLNEVAPRPHNSGHHTIESCYTSQFEQHLRAVVGLPLGDSSLKTPAAIMYNILGEEEGELGFRLAHQLIRRALTVPGASVHWYDKPEMRKQRKMGHITIAGNSLGNIESDLATIVEGKRLDDKSAVTPRVGIIMGSDSDLPVMKSAAEFLEMFDVPHEVRIVSAHRTPELMFSYASSAHERGIQVIIAGAGGAAHLPGMVAALTPLPVVGVPVRASTLDGIDSLLSIVQMPRGVPVATVAVNNATNAGLLAVRILSVADDNLRSRMSQYLEDQKQMVLKKGDKLQNEDDGIGMLI comes from the exons ATGCTTCAGAGTGTGCGCACCTTCTCCGGTTTTGGCTTCAGGCCTtgccttcatcatcatcatccttgtaccaaagcagcaacaacaacaagtAGTTCTTCAGCTATCTCACTTGGCTTCTTCATGGAGCAAACCCctcttcctcctttttcttctttgaagTTGAAGCACTCTCAGCAGGCCCAACTCATTTTCCAAGCATCACAAGATCCTGTTTCCCTAAG CAATGATGAATTGCCGGTCCGCGGACTGTCAGAAGTGATTGTTGGGGTTCTGGGAGGAGGCCAATTGGGTCGCATGTTATGTCAAGCTGCTTCTCAGATGGCAATCAAAGTCATGGTCCTAGATCCACAGGAGAACTGCCCAGCAAGTTCCCTGTCTTATCATcatatggttggaagctttgaTGACAGTGCTACTGTCGAGGAATTCGCAAAGAG GTGTGGAGTATTGACGGTTGAAATTGAACATGTTGATGTTGATACATTGGAAAAGCTTGAGAAACAAGGAGTTGACTGCCAACCCAAAGCCTCTACTATAAGAATTATTCAG GATAAGTATCTGCAAAAGGTTCATTTCTCACAGAATGGAATTCCACTTCCTGAATTTATGCAG ATAGATGACCTCGAAGGTGCCAAGAAAGTGGGGGAACTCTTTCGCTATCCTCTAATGATTAAGAGTAGGAGATTAGCTTATGATGGGCGAGGAAATGCTGTTGCTAAAACTGAAAATGAACTTCCCTCTGCTGTGGATG CTCTTGGAGGATTCAGCCGAGGTTTATATGCTGAGAAATGGGCACCTTTTGTTAAG GAGCTAGCTGTGATTGTGGCAAGAGAAAGAAACAATTCTATTTCATGTTATCCTGTTGTTGAAACTATTCACAG GGACAATATATGTCACATAGTTAAGGCTCCAGCTAATGTGAAATGGAAGATTAGAGAGCGTGCTGCTGAAGTTGCATGCCTTGCTGTTAGATCACTAGAAGGTGCTGGTGTGTTTGCAGTTGAATTGTTCTTGACAGACGATGGACAG ATTCTGTTAAATGAAGTAGCTCCTAGACCTCACAATAGCGGGCATCATACAATTGAATCTTGCTATACCTCTCAATTTGAACAACATTTGCGCGCTGTTGTTGGTCTTCCACTTGGTGATTCCTCATTGAAAACTCCAGCTGCCATCATGTACAATATACTAGGTGAAGAAGAG GGGGAGCTTGGTTTTCGTTTAGCTCATCAATTGATCAGAAGGGCATTGACTGTTCCTGGTGCTTCTGTTCATTGGTACGATAAACCAG AAATGAGAAAGCAAAGGAAGATGGGCCATATCACCATTGCTGGAAATTCTTTAGGAAATATTGAAAGTGATCTTGCTACAATAGTAGAAGGGAAAAGGTTAGATGACAAGTCTGCTG TAACTCCACGTGTGGGGATCATCATGGGTTCTGATTCAGATCTTCCTGTTATGAAGAGTGCTGCTGAGTTCTTGGAGATGTTTGATGTTCCTCATGag GTAAGAATAGTGTCAGCTCATCGAACTCCAGAACTGATGTTTTCTTATGCCTCCTCTGCTCATGAACGAGGCATACAAGTTATTATTGCTGGCGCTGGTGGCGCAGCTCACTTGCCCG GTATGGTTGCTGCTCTTACTCCCCTGCCTGTCGTAGGGGTTCCTGTGCGTGCTTCAACCCTAGATGGAATAGATTCACTCTTGTCAATTGTCCAG ATGCCAAGAGGTGTCCCTGTCGCCACCGTTGCAGTCAACAATGCCACTAATGCTGGATTGCTCGCAGTGAGGATTTTAAGTGTTGCTGACGATAACCTTCGATCGAG GATGAGCCAATACCTAGAAGACCAAAAGCAAATGGTATTGAAGAAAGGAGATAAGTTACAAAACGAAG ATGATGGTATTGGGATGCTAATCTGA